A genome region from Bacteroidales bacterium includes the following:
- a CDS encoding helix-turn-helix domain-containing protein produces MKDILNIKEIENVERLENEYDLQKASLLERKLRLMIEENPNLKPIRKKLRDLIKEYEAKEWADFEKISDLKVEESDKAEVIVNYEQKFINKRKDSIRRKLKEFDMTQQDLGTLLGHPKSYMSELINGVSQFTMKDLVIIYRIFGISLKTLIPTYLQSETRESVRKSIKKLNKPKLGLKKTELV; encoded by the coding sequence ATGAAAGATATTCTGAATATAAAGGAAATTGAAAATGTTGAGCGATTAGAAAATGAATATGATTTACAAAAAGCATCTTTGCTTGAACGTAAATTACGTTTAATGATAGAGGAAAATCCGAATTTAAAGCCTATAAGGAAAAAACTTCGGGATTTAATTAAAGAATATGAAGCAAAAGAATGGGCTGATTTTGAAAAAATTTCTGACTTAAAAGTTGAAGAATCAGATAAAGCAGAAGTGATTGTTAATTACGAACAAAAGTTTATTAACAAGCGAAAAGACAGCATTCGCAGAAAACTGAAAGAGTTTGATATGACACAGCAAGATTTGGGAACACTTTTAGGACACCCAAAATCTTATATGAGTGAATTGATAAACGGAGTTTCACAATTTACAATGAAAGATTTAGTAATAATTTATCGGATTTTTGGAATAAGTTTAAAAACGTTGATTCCGACTTATTTACAATCAGAGACAAGAGAAAGTGTCAGAAAATCAATTAAAAAATTAAATAAACCGAAACTCGGATTAAAAAAAACAGAACTCGTATAG
- a CDS encoding PocR ligand-binding domain-containing protein — MENTIEKLQKKVNRLEKNLHESKVQYKNVVNSLFVGIAIHVNNKIVFANRALIDLTGGNSETDFLGKNILEFVHPKDRVKVTEAVTKAFSKPDFTQNEVSNVIEGRLIKTDGSEIIAEFSAILINYYGKPALMVMINDITERKQAREVLKHRLITLTQPIGEVEKLKLTDIIDVDILQELQDGFAESYNVAALIYDNKGNPVTKPSNYSDFCSLIRSTEKGMQRCKKSKVNISNLIAGGSPVTDKCTVFKEVFEGATPIFLGDRYVGTWGIGQKLNKKIPEEKLRNFAKEIDIDEDEFVAAAGKLNSNKLFLS; from the coding sequence ATGGAAAATACAATTGAAAAATTACAAAAAAAAGTAAACCGGCTTGAAAAAAATTTACATGAAAGTAAAGTGCAATACAAAAATGTAGTTAACAGTTTATTTGTAGGCATTGCAATTCATGTTAATAATAAGATTGTTTTTGCAAACCGTGCATTAATTGATTTGACAGGAGGAAATTCGGAAACGGACTTTTTAGGCAAGAATATTCTCGAATTTGTGCACCCCAAAGATCGGGTAAAAGTAACGGAAGCAGTTACAAAAGCTTTTTCAAAACCTGATTTTACTCAAAATGAAGTGTCGAATGTTATTGAAGGACGATTAATAAAAACGGACGGTTCGGAAATTATTGCTGAATTTTCTGCAATCTTAATAAATTATTACGGCAAACCTGCTTTAATGGTGATGATAAATGATATTACCGAACGCAAACAAGCAAGAGAAGTATTAAAACACCGTCTTATTACTTTAACTCAACCAATAGGTGAAGTTGAGAAATTAAAGTTAACAGATATTATTGATGTTGATATTTTACAAGAGTTACAGGATGGTTTTGCCGAATCTTACAATGTTGCTGCTCTTATTTATGATAATAAGGGAAATCCTGTTACAAAACCGAGTAATTACAGTGATTTTTGCAGCTTGATACGTTCCACAGAAAAAGGAATGCAGAGATGTAAAAAGTCAAAGGTTAATATTTCTAATCTGATTGCCGGCGGTTCTCCTGTTACCGATAAATGTACGGTTTTTAAAGAAGTATTTGAAGGAGCAACACCAATTTTTCTGGGAGACAGATATGTGGGAACATGGGGAATAGGGCAGAAACTGAATAAAAAAATACCTGAAGAAAAATTAAGAAATTTTGCAAAGGAAATTGATATTGATGAAGATGAATTTGTTGCGGCAGCCGGTAAATTGAATTCAAACAAGCTGTTTCTTTCCTGA
- a CDS encoding type II toxin-antitoxin system HigB family toxin, giving the protein MNITNKHILGKLIRKNQGNVKLIKEVQLLIEDIEKSNWNTPYELIEKRPDADCVYGGEFYFFDINIHRTLILIEFEENSEATIVWAGTHNDYELIFKNNRNVIKKWLRNNNWIKKQQS; this is encoded by the coding sequence TTGAACATCACAAATAAGCACATATTAGGTAAATTGATTCGTAAAAACCAAGGGAATGTAAAATTGATAAAAGAAGTTCAATTACTGATTGAGGATATTGAAAAGAGCAATTGGAACACGCCATATGAATTGATAGAAAAAAGACCTGATGCTGATTGTGTTTACGGTGGAGAGTTTTACTTTTTTGACATCAATATTCACCGCACTTTGATACTGATTGAGTTCGAAGAAAACAGCGAAGCAACGATTGTTTGGGCAGGAACTCATAATGATTATGAGCTAATATTTAAAAACAATCGAAATGTGATTAAAAAATGGTTGAGAAATAATAATTGGATAAAAAAACAGCAGTCATGA